The following coding sequences lie in one Arachis ipaensis cultivar K30076 chromosome B03, Araip1.1, whole genome shotgun sequence genomic window:
- the LOC107632863 gene encoding uncharacterized protein LOC107632863 codes for MVDKYFTSHKLAKSTNGKIVGSIVLDSKFWQDCVTTVKIVGPLIKLLRLVDADDKSSLGIVYEGMQRAKNAIKTMFRNRKAAYTPYTSILKMRWDKLLKRDLHATAYFLNLGIFYSEGFVEKANILRSLLDLLDVKTLCDDSVAAMQEIQLYRDCKESFGRESAKRAASRLEPGEWWRLHDGSAPNLQKMAARLLHQTSSSSGCERNWSLFEQIHSKRRNRLEHQRLSDIVYVTYNLRLQSRLHRKKRNYDPIDIQSIDTVDFWVMTDENDPEFTNGDVEGIESLIYTDNAMPSYPNDGGDMEVEVDMPDVVIESSNTSFGGISEDAGFGLPVYNGDIGTLNDDYDF; via the exons ATGGTGGACAAATATTTCACTTCTCATAAGTTAGCCAAAAGTACTAATGGAAAGATTGTTGGTTCAATTGTCTTGGATAGTAAGTTTTGGCAAGATTGTGTTACCACTGTGAAAATTGTTGGTCCTCTTATTAAGTTGTTGAGGCTTGTTGATGCTGATGACAAATCCTCTTTGGGAATCGTGTACGAAGGCATGCAAAGAGCTAAAAATGCTATCAAGACAATGTTTAGAAATCGAAAAGCTGCATATACGCCATACACGAGTATCTTGAAAATGAGGTGGGATAAGCTTTTGAAGCGTGATCTCCATGCGACAGCGTACTTTTTAAATCTAGGCATTTTCTATAGTGAGGGTTTTGTTGAGAAGGCAAATATTTTGAGATCtttacttgatttgcttgatgtTAAAACACTTTGTGATGACTCAGTTGCCGCAATGCAAGAGATACAACTGTATCGAGATTGTAAAGAAagttttgggagggaaagtgctaAGAGAGCGGCATCAAGACTTGAACCTG GTGAATGGTGGAGGCTACACGATGGGAGTGCTCCTAATTTGCAAAAAATGGCAGCCCGTCTTCTTCATCAAACCTCTTCTTCATCTGGATGTGAGAGGAACTGGAGCCTTTTTGAACAAATCCATTCAAAGAGGAGGAACCGGTTAGAGCATCAAAGACTAAGTGACATTGTTTATGTCACCTATAACCTACGCCTTCAATCTAGGTTGCATCGAAAGAAGAGGAATTATGATCCAATTGACATTCAAAGCATTGACACGGTAGATTTTTGGGTAATGACAGATGAGAATGATCCTGAATTTACTAATGGAGATGTTGAAGGCATTGAAAGTTTAATATACACTGATAATGCTATGCCTTCGTATCCTAATG ATGGAGGAGACATGGAAGTTGAAGTGGATATGCCTGATGTTGTAATTGAATCCTCAAATACTTCTTTTGGTGGTATTTCTGAAGATGCTGGCTTTGGATTACCTGTTTATAATGGAGACATCGGAACACTTAATGATGATTATGACTTCTGA